The genomic stretch ACCCATTGCCTCAAGCTCGTACCGTAGATACTCAATAGCTGCCGCCGACTCATCGATGCAGATCAATTCCACATCAATATCGATGTTCTTGCGGCGCTGTTGCAGGTCCATAATCCTTACCTGCGCCTCACGCATCGCCTCCAGAATGACGATGGGTGACCCCGGCACCTTCTTTCCACTGCTATTTTGATAGCAACCGCCTCCGCAAAATCCGTCGACGATCGTCAGCCTGATTCGGTCTTGCGCCGGTGATGCGACGAGAGTGAGAAAATAGTCGACGAGATAGGAGCGTAGGATCGCGTGCTTGACCTCGCTGTGCCGTCGGATTACGGGAGCTGGGCTTCCGGGTTCCCAATCGTAGTGATTCGAAATCATGCTCAGTTAGTGGATGGCTTCCCGAACGCATATTCTTATCTCGTGGCGATTAATGTGCCGCAGTTTTGCGTGTATATCAAGCGCTACGTCGAGCAAGAGGCAGCGAGGGTGCAACGCAAAAACTGTGTCCATGCAAGATGACAGTTCTAAGGAACCTGACCATTTCTTCAGCATCCTCCGGCAACGCCCGTCCGTCAGATTTTCCAGGCAGGCGAGCTGAGGATTGAGTTGCAGTTGGTGTATCCGTACTGATTCCCGCAATACAAGGTGTGACAGCACAGGCCATCACACCCCCCAACCACTATTGCAACCGCTCTCGCTCAACTATCAGCCCATCCAGCTGCATCTTCACCATGCCAAGCAGGCACAGCGCACTGAAGCAGCCCTCCGAGCTTTCGCTTTCATGATCCAGCAGTACGAGAACTCCTTCAATTCCCGCGCGAACCTGCTGCAGGCACTCGTTGGTTATTTCATCGATCGTCATCATTGATTCCCTCACAAGTGAGTGCGCGCCACTCCTTTCCACGTGAGGGCGGCGGGCCAGTCAACGAGGGTGGAAAGACCGGTCTGACGAGGGGAACCGGCCAGCCTTGCGGCTGCCTCGCTTGGCCCGCCATGGGAACCATGCGATCACACAGGCGTTGCTTGCTGCAAGAGCAACGCCTGCCCTCGGTCAGACATCCGGGCTTTCCACACCCGATCATCGGTGGTCCGATGACACCACCAGTATTTCGCGTAGCTACCGGGGAATCGATGAGAGATATCGCATTTCCAGGGGCGCGCGAAGTTTGGATCCGGGCAACGGATCTAGAAATCGCAGACTCTTGAAAATGCGCGTGCGGGAATCAGGCTTGGGCAGGCGCCAGGGCCGCGCCAGGCACCATCGCCGGCGCACTCCCCATTGCCTGGTCCACAACCCCCGCCACCATGTCCGCCGTCACTGCCGACAAGGTCCACCCCAAATGCCCGTGCCCGGTGTTGTAGAAGATGCAGGCCGCTCGCCCGCGTCCTACGCGCGGCAGCATGTCGGGCAGCATCGGCCGCAGGCCGGCCCATGGCACCACGCTGCGCGTGCTGACGCCGGGGAAGCACTGCTGCACCCAGTCCACCAGCGGGCGGATGCGGTCGGCGCGGATATCGCGGTTGGTGCCGTTGAACTCGGCGGTGCCGGCAACGCGGAAGCGGTCGTCGCCGAGGCGGCTGGTGACCAGCTTGGTTTCGTCGTCGAGCAGGCTGACCGTCGGGGCGGCGGCGCGGCTGGCGTCATCGGTCAGGTTGACGGTGATCGAATAGCCCTTGACCGGATAGATGTTGACGCGGTCGCCCAGCGCGGCGGCCAGTGCGCGGCTGGCGGTGCCGGCGCAGATCACGGCGCCGTCGAAGGTGGCAGTGGTGCTGTCGTTGCCATCCTGTACGGTGATGGTGGCGCGCCGGCCGTCGGTCTTGACCGCGCGCACGTCCTGGCCGTACATGCAGCGCACGCCCAGGCGCGCGGCGGCGGCGGCCAGTCCGCTGGTGAACTTGTGGATGTCGCCGGTCGAATCGCTCTCGGTGAAGTAGCCGCCGTAGTAGGAGCCCGCCAGTGTCGGCTCGATCGTGCGCATCTCCTGCGGGGTCACCGCGCGCCGCTCGAGCCCGCCTTGCGCCAGCAGCGCCGAGACGCGGCCGGCATGCTCGAAGCCGGCGCGGTCGCGGTAGATATGGAGGATGCCGGCGCGCTTCAGGTCGAAGTCGATGCCTTCCTGCGCCGCCCACGCAAACAGGTGCTCGCGTGCAGCGATGGCCAGGCGCGCGGTCTCGATGGTGTTGCGGCGGTAGTGGGGAATCGACGCGATGAACTCGGCGAACCACGACAGCTTGTGCCAGCTGGGCCGGGGATTGACCAGCAGCGGCGCATCGTTGCGCAGCATCCACTTCATCCCCTTGACGATGGTGGACCAGTGGGTCCAGACCTCGGCGTTGGAGGCGGACAGTTGCCCGCCGTTTGCGAACGAGGTCTCCATGGCGGCATAGCGGTGCCGTTCGTACAGGGTGACGGAGAATCCGCGCCGGGCCAGCGCGTAGGCCGTGGTGACACCAGTGATGCCACCGCCGATAACAGCGATTGTCTTCATGATCTGCAGGTTCCGGGAACGTCGGGGGGTGGAGTCCGCACGCAACATGCGTGGAGGACGCCCCCTCTGTTCTGGACCTGAGAGATTCACGACGCCTTGCCGCGGGGCGGGCGCGCTTGCTCCTTCGGTATGCCGGGCGGACGATGGCGTCCGGCATTCTTCAGAGTGCACTGACGGGTGATGCCGGTCCTTTTGCCTGAGAGTTTCCGGGGCGGTTGCTCCTTCGGCGCCGTGCGCGGCGGGCGCCGCGACAGTCTCTCCCTGCATCACGCTGGCTTGACGCCAGTCGGGGCAATGTAGTGACAAGGCCCCGTATTGGATATGCGGGTTAACACGGATACAAGCGGAAATGGCCGCGCCGGCCGCGTCGCTATGTCGCATCGGCCAGCGCCGCCAGGCCCCATAAAATGTCAGCGCTCGCTCTCAGAAAGATGCGGGAGGGTGCGCCTGCTGCCGCGCAGGCCAGCGAGCCAGAACAAGACAAAAAGCAAGGTATTCAGTGAAGAAAAATCGCATTGCACTGGCCGTCTCGGCAGTGCTGATGGGCCCTGCCGTGGCCGCCGCGCAGGCAGTGGAGGCTCCCGCGTCGTTGCCGGAGGTGGTGGTATCGGCCGGACCCGACCGCGGCGAGGTGCCGGCGGTGCCGCCCAACACGCCGGCGCCGGCGTATGGCATCAGCAGCACGCGCATGGCCGACTTCAACGTGGTCAATACCGAAGACGCGCTCAAGTACGCGCCCAACCTCGCCGTGCGCAAGCGCTTTATCGGCGATATGAATTCGATCATCTCGGTGCGCAGCACCAGCTCGCGCCAGTCGGCGCGCGGGCTGGTCTATGCGGATGGCCTGCTGCTGTCCAACCTGCTTGGTTCGGACTACAGCTTCCCGCCGCGCTGGTCGCTGGTCAATGCCGCCGAGATCGAGCGCATGGACGTGCTGTACGGCCCGTATTCGGCGCTGTATCCCGGCAATTCGCTGGGCGCGACGGTGCTGATCACCACGCGCACGCCGCAGAAGTTCGAGGGTGACGCCAGCGTGCAGCTGTTCACACAGCGCTTCAACCTGTACGGCACCCACGATAACTTCAACGGGGTGCATGCCAACGCCTACGTGGGCGATCGCGTCGGCGCGTTCTCGTGGCTGGTCAGCGTGGACCGGCAGGACAGCAAGAGCCAGCCGCTGAGCTTCTACACCGCATCGCGCTCGACGCGGCCCGCGGGCGCGGCGGACACGCCGGTGTCCGGCGCCTATTTCGACCGGGACCAGAGCGGGCGCGACCGCGTGGTGATGGGGGTGAACAGCGAGGGCGTCACGCACACCGTGCAGGACCAGCTCAAGCTCAAGCTCGGCTACGACATCACCAGCACGCTGCAGGCGCAGTTCACCGCCGCCTACTGGCAGCAGGACCGCTCCAGCACCACCGGCAGCTACCTGCGCGATGCCAATGGCAATGTCGTATCCAGCGGCCCGGTCAATATCGGCGGCTACCAGTACGTGATTCCGGCCAACGCCTTTGCGCCCGGCAATGGCGAGGATGCGCGCTGGCTGTACGGCCTGTCGCTGCGCACGCGCAACCAGACGGGGTGGAACTTTTCCGGCGTGGCGTCGCTGTTCGATGTCAGCAAGGACGTGAGCCGCAGCGCCAGCACCGTCGGCAACGGACCGGGCACTGTGACGTATGGCGACGGCACCGGCTGGCGCACGCTCGACCTGAAGGCCGACTACCGCCCGGAGCGCCTGCAGGGCGGGCACTGGATCACCTTCGGCTACCACTATGACAACTACCGGCTGAGCAATACCACCTACAACACCTCGGACTGGCGCGCGGCCACCATCACCGCGTTCAACAATGCCTTCACCGGCAAGACCGAGACCCAGGCGCTCTACGCGCAGGACGCCTGGTACTTCGCCGAGGACTGGAAGCTGATCCCCGGCGTGCGCTACGAGCACTGGCGCGCCTATGACGGCAGCCGCAGCCAGCCCGGCGTGGACATCGGCTATCCGGTGCGCAGCGAATCCAACTGGTCGCCCAAGCTGGCGCTGGAGAAGGCGTTCGGGCAGGACTGGCTGGGCCGGCTGTCGCTGGGCCAGGCCTATCGCTACCCGACCGTCAGCGAGCTGTTCCAGGGCCGCATCACCGGCACTTCGCTGATCAACAACGATCCCAGCCTGCGGCCGGAACGATCATTCTCCAAGGACCTGACCTTCGAACGCACGGTGGACGCGTCGAACTTCCGCGTCTCGCTGTACGAGGACGATATCCGGGATGCGCTGGTCAGCCAGACCAACACCACGGTATTCCCCACCGTCACCAGCTTCCAGAACGTCGAGCGGGTGCGCACGCGCGGCATCGAGCTGGCCTATGACGGGCGCGATGTGCTGGTGCGCGGCTTCGACCTGTCGGCCAGCGGCGCCTACAACCATTCGAAGACGCTGGAGAACGCCAACAACCCGGCCTCGGTCGGCAAGTATTTCTACCGCATCCCGAAGTGGCGCGCCAACCTGGTGGGCACCTATCGCTTTACGCCGGCGTGGGCCGGCACGCTGGCGATGACGTATTCGGGCCGGCAGTACAATACGCTCGACAATTCGGACACCAACCCCGACACCTTCGGCGGCACCAGCAGCTTCCTGACCTTCGACGTCAAGGTGACGTACAAGCCCGCAAAGAACGTTCGCCTCGGGCTTGGCATCGACAACCTCACCGACCAGCGCTATTACGTCTACCACCCGTACCCGGGCCGGACGTTCTATGCGGAGGCGAAACTCTCCTTCTGAGCACGTGAACACGCTGACTCCAACCCTGCCAGGCGCGCGCCGCGCTGTCCGCCTGATCGCTGCCGGACTGGTGGCTTGCGCCACGCTCGCGCCTGTCGTCGCGGCCGCGCAGGAGCATGGCGCTCACGCCAGCCACGGCGCCCAGGCCAAGCCGAAAATGAGCGAACTGGGCACCGGCGCCGCCTTCGATCGCGACGGCAAGCTGTGGATCGCCTACAAGGACGGCCAGCATGTCGCGGTGCGTTCGTCGACGGACTACGGTCGCAGCTTCAGCGAAGCGCGGCATGTCAACGCCACGCCGGAGCCCGTCGCCGCGGATCATGAAAGCCGCCCCAAGGTGGCCACCGGCGCCGACGGGGAGGTCTACATCACCTGGACCCAGCCGCTGCCCAAGCCATGGACCGGCTTTATCCGCTTTGCGCGCTCCAGCGACGGCGGCAAGACCTTTGCCGAACCGCTGACGGTGCATGCCAATCGCGACCAGATCGCGCACCGCTTCGACGCCCTCGCGGTGGACCCGGCCGGGCGCGTCTTCGTCAGCTGGATCGACAAGCGTGATGTGACCGCCGCGCAGGCGCGCAAGCAGCCGTATGCCGGCGCCGCGATCTACTACGCTGTCTCCGCCGACCAAGGCAAGAGCTTCCAGGGCGACTACAAGATCGCCGACCAGTCTTGCGAATGCTGCCGCATCGCGCTGACGCCCGCGCCCGACGGCAGCATGCTGGCGCTGTGGCGCCATGTGTTCCCGCCCAACGCGCGCGACCACGCGCTGGCGCTGCTTGGCGCAGACGGCAAGGCCACGCCGATGCAGCGCGCCACCTTCGACGACTGGCGCATCGACGCGTGCCCGCACCACGGCCCCGGCGCGTCAGTGGCGCCGGACGGCACCGTGCACATGGTCTGGTTCAGCGTGCGCGACGGCAAGCCGACGGTGTCGGTGGGCCGCTGGCGCGACGGCAAGCTGCAGGCGCAGCGCCCGCTCGACGACGCGCGCGCACAGCATGCCGATATCGTCGCGCTGAACGACAACGACATCGCGGTGGTGTGGAAATCGTTCGACGGCCAGCAGACGCGGCTTTCCGCCATGCTGTCGCGCGACGGCGGCAAGACCTGGCAGACGCGCAAGCTGGCCGGCACCGAACGCGACTCCGACCAGCCGCACCTGCTGCAGCACGCCGGCCGCGCCTACGTGCTGTGGCGTACCGAGGCCGATGGCTTCCAGGTGTTCGCGCTCGGGCAGGAGGGCGCATGATGCGATCGCGCCGCCAACTGCTCGCCGCCGCTATGACCGCCGCCGTTGCCACATGCGCGCTGATGCTCGGCACCGCCAATGCCGCCGACCGCGTTGCCGTGTTCGAATCCGCCAACGCCGCGCGCATCGCCGCCAGCCAGCAGGGCAAGCCCTTCGTGCTGGTGGTGTGGTCGCTGGATTGCGTCTATTGCAAGCGCAACTTCGACGCCATCGGCAAGCTGCGGGCGCGGCATCCGGACTTGCGCGTCGTCACGCTGGCGACCGACAGTGCCGACGCCTCGCCGCAGGTGCAAAAGATGCTCGAACGCGTCCGGCTGACGCGCAATGCGTGGGTGTTCGGGCACGAGCCGCAGGAGCGGCTGCGCTATGCGGTCGACCCCGACTGGATGGGCGAAATGCCGCGCACCTACTTCTATCGCGCCGACGGCCAGCGGCAGGGCGTGTCCGGCGTGATCAGCGAAGGTGACTGGGCCAGGCATCTGCGCTGGGCCGGCATCGCGGGCTGAAACCGCAGCGGCGCCGGCCCGGCGCCGCCTTTCACGGCATCGCTCAGGACAGTTCCTTCGGCAGCTTGCCGCCGTTGGCGGCCAGCTCCTGCATCAGCCGCTTGTGCAGCCACACGTTCATCGCCGCGGAGTCGTTCATGTCGCCGCTGTAGTGCAGCTCGCGCGCGAGTTCCTTGCGGTGTTCCAGGCTGCTGTCGATGCCAAGCACCTTCATCGTATCGACGATGGAGGTGCGCCAGTTCAGCGTCTGCCCGCTCTGCTGCGCCATGCGGTCCATGATGGCCTCGACGTCCACACCCGACAGCGGTGTGGCTTGCGTCCCTGCGGCGGTCGCACCGGTAGTCCCCTGGACGTTGCCCGCGGGCGCCGCGCCGGTGCCGGCGGTTGGCGCGGTGCCGCCCGGCGCGCCCGCTGAAGTCGGCGACCCAGCGGCGGGTGGGGTGGTGGTCGCGGTGGTGGTGGCCGCCGGCTTGTCCTTGCCCAGCAGCTTGTTGAGGATGTCCTTGAAGATGCTCATGGCGGGCTCCTGAAGGGTGAACGGGGCAGCAAGCCCTTGCAGGTTCCGGGCCACCGTCGCGGTATCGTCTTTGCGCGGCTAAGCCGCACCGTTTGTAAATGGTGCGTGTAGCGCGTCCGGCTTCCGCGCCGGCAGCGCTGGCGTCGGCTGGTTCTTCCTGTTCAGCGCAGTCCTGCGCGTTCCTCGTTCGAGGGATCGGTAGTTTCCCCACTCTTCCTGCGTGGCCAGCAGCGTCTATGATTCGGGCGGGTTGGTTCAATAAAGAAACAGATGTTCAAATATGAACACGCAGCGACCGCGACAGATGAAAGATCTGCGGTGGTCCAAGGAGGAAACATGATGAAATTCCGCATCGCCGCGGCCGCGCTGGCAGCTGCGCTGCCGCTGGTGGCGGCAGCGCAGTCGGTGACCCTGTACGGCGTCATCGATACGGGCGTGGAATACCTGAACCACGTCGGCGCGGCGGGCCACGCCCTGGTGCGCCAGCCGTCGTTGGCCGCGACCGTGCCGTCACGCTGGGGTTTGCGCGGCACCGAAGATCTCGGCCACGGACTCAAGAGCGTGTTCGTGCTGGAATCGGGCTTTGCACCGGACTCCGGGGTGTCGAACCAGGGCCCACGCCTGTTCGGGCGACAGGCCTTCGTCGGGCTGAGCGGCCCGTGGGGGCAGGTCGGCTTGGGGCGCCAGTACACCATGCTGTTCTGGGCCAGGCTGGATACCGACATCCTGACCTCCAACGTTTATGGTGTCGGCTCGATCGACAGCTATATCCCCAACACGCGCGCCGACAATGCGGTGTCGTACAAGGGCAAGTTCGGCGGCGTCACGGTCGGCGCGACGTACAGCCTGGGCCGCGATGCCGTCAATGCCGGCCCCGGACCGGCGGGCACCAATTGCGCGGGCGAGAATCCCGCGGATGCACGCGCCTGCCGCGAATGGTCGGCCATGCTGATGTACGAGACCGACTGGTGGGGCGTGAGCGCGGCCTACGACTCCCTGCGCGGCGGGCCCGGCGCGTTCGGCGGCCTGACCCGCAGCAGCCTGAAAGACGATCGCTTCTCACTGGGCGGCTACATGCTGCTGCAGCGAACCAAGCTGGGCCTCGGGCTGCTGTCGCGCAACAACGAGGCGAGCGCCACCCCGCGCAGCGATCTATGGTTCGCGGGCGCCTCGCATGACCTCACGCCCGCGTTCAACCTCGCTGGCGAAATCTATTACCTGCGCTATCGCCACAGCGCGAACCGGGCCTGGCTTGGTGCGATTCGCGGCACCTATGCGTTCTCGAAACGCACCTCCGTCTACGCGACCGCGGGCTATATCGACAATCGCGGCCAGTCGGCGCTGTCGGTCAGCGGCGGCAGCCCGGGAGGCAATCCGGCACCCGGCGGCAACCAGGCCGGCGTCATGCTGGGCATCAAGCAGATCTTCTGAGCCGTTGCAGTCTTCTTTCAAAAGGTAGAACGATGAAATCCTCACGCTTGCTGTCGGTGCTGACCGGCATCGTCCTGATGTGCGCCACGGCGCTTTCGTCCGCAGCGCCCGCGGCGGCGCCTGTGGCTGCCACTGACTATTTCCGCGTGACGCTGCTGGGTACGGGCACGCCGGTGCCTTCGCCCGCCCGCGCCGGCTACAGCACGCTGGTGGAGGCCGGTGGCCAGAAGCTGGTCTTCGATTTCGGCCGCAACGTATCCGTGCGGCTGTGGCAGCTGCGCATTCCGCTGGGCAGCGTCGATGCGCATTTCCTCACGCACTTTCATTCCGACCACCTGGTCGGCCTGCCCGACCTGTGGCTGACCGGCTGGCTGCGCCCGCCCTACGGCCGCCGCGACCGGCCCATGGCGCTGTATGGCCCGGCGGGAACGCGCGCGCTGGCCGAGGGCCTGCGCCAGGCCTTCGCCGCGGACATCGCGATCCGGCACAAGGACGAGGGCAGCGCGCTCACCGGCATCACCATCGATGCGCATGACGTGGCGCCCGGCGTCGTCTATGAGAAGAACGGCGTGCGCGTGACCGCCTTCGAGAACGATCACGGCGACCACATCCGCCCGTCGTATGGCTACCGCATCGAGTATCGTGGCCGGGCGGTGGTGCTGTCGGGCGATACCCGTTTCAGTCCCGCCGTGGTGGCGCAGGCCCGGAACGCTGACGTGCTGGTGCATTGCGTCACGCTGATCCCCGACGCGCTGCTGGCATCGAACCCGGCGTACCGCGCCATCTACGACCACCTGTCTTCGCCGGAAGATGCCGCGCGCGTGTTCCAGGCCGCGGCGCCGAAGCTGGCCGTGTTCAGCCATATCGGCCTGAACGGCGATGCCACCGTCGGCCAGATCGTCGAGCGGGTCCGCAAGACCTACGCCGGTGAACTGCTGGTTGGCGAAGACCTGACCCGCGTCGACATCAGCCTGGAGGGTCGCGCCGGGACGCCGGGCGGCATTGCGGTGTGGCAGGAGAAGCAATAAGCCACCCGGCGCGTGCCGATACGATCAGTCCGGCTTGATCCCTGCCCGCGCAATGATCGGCCTCCAGCGCTGCTGCTCCTGCGCGATAAAGCGCGAGAATTCCGCCGGCGTGCCGCCCACCACGATGGCCGCGTCCGCGCTCAGGCGTTCGACCGAGCTCTGGCTCTTCACGGCTTTCATGGTGGCGTCGGCCAGCTTGTCGGCGGCGGCCTGCGGCAGCGATGCCGGCGCCAGCAGGCCGTACCACTGCGTCATCTCGAAGCCGGGATAGCCTTGCTCGGCCACCGTGGGCACGTCGGGCAACTGCGCGATGCGCTGGGTGGTGCCGGTGGCGATGCAGCGCACCTTGCCGGCCTTGATGAACTGGAGGATGGCGGGCGCGCCGACCGCGGCGGCGTCGAGCCGGCCGGACAGCAGGTCGGTGATCTGCGGGCCGCTGCCGCGGTATGGCACGTGGGTGATAAAGGTGCCGGAGGCGGCCTTCAGGTATTCGAAGGCGAGGTGGCCGGCACTGCCATTGCCGGCCGAACCATAGTTGAGCTTGCCGGGCTTGCTCTTGGCGAGCGCCACGAATTCCTTCAGGTTCTTCGCGGGCACGTCGGGATGGACCACGTACAGGCTCGGCACCTTGGACAGCAGCGAGATCGCGCGGAAGTCCTTGACCGGGTCATACGGCAGCTTCGGGAAGATGAAGGGATTGACCGCCAGCGTGCCGATATGGCCGAGGATCAGCGTGTGGTTGTCATCGGCGCGCGCGACTTCGCCCATCGCGATATTGCCGGCGGCACCCGGCTTGTTCTCGACGAACACCGACACGCCCAGCAGCTTGGTCAGCTCCGCCGCGGTCGAGCGCGCGACGATTTCGGAACTGCCGCCAGGCGCGAACGGCACCACCAGCCGGACCGGCTTGGCGGGCCAGGCCTGGGCGCGGGCGAGCGTGGGCGCCAGCGCGCACGCGCCCAGCGCGGCGCTGGCCTTGAGCAGTTGGCGGCGAAAGGGATTGGCTGCGGTCATGCTGGTCTCCTCGGGTTGCGGTAGCCGGGCCGTGAAGCGGCAGGCGATTAAGTTGTTATTCGGGCCGGATGTTGCCGTCGCGGATCACCTTGGCCCATAGCCGCGCCTGGCCGTCGATGAACTGTCGCGCTTGCGCCGGCGGCGCCGCCACGACCTCGCCACCAAGCTCGGCCACGCGCTGCCGGATCTCGGCGCTGGTCATGACCTTCTGCAGCGCGTCGGCAAGCCTGGCGGCGACCGGCTCCGGGGTCGCGGCGGGAACGAAGGCCGCGTTCCATTCATACACCTCGTAGCTGGCCACGCCGGCTTCCTGCATGGTCGGCACCGCGGGCAGCGCCGGGGTGCGCGAGCGGCTGGTCACCGCCAGCGGCTTGAGCTTGCCGGCCTGGATGTGCTGCAGGCTCGAGGCCACGTTGGCAAAGAACAGCGGCACCTGGCCGGCGATGACATCGGTCATGGCCGGGCCGCCGCCCTTGTAGGGCACGTGCAGCAGGTCGACGCCGGCGCGCTGCTCGAACAGCACGCCGGCCAGATGCTGCGCCGAGCCGTTGCCCGAAGACGCAAACGCCACCGAGCCGGGCTTCTGCCTGGCCATGGCGACGACATCGCTGACCTTGCCCGCCGCAAAGCTGGCGGTGGCGACCAGCACATTGGGATAGCGCGCCAGCACGCCGAGCGGCCGGAACGCCTTGTCCGGATCGTAGGGCAGGCGCGGATAGAGGCTGGGATTCACGGCATAGGACGAGGCATCGACCATCACCGTGTAGCCGTCGGCCGCGGCCTTGGCGACATAGGCTGCGCCGATCTGCCCGCCGGCACCCGGCCGGTTCTCGACCACCACGGTCTGCCCCAGTTCGCGCCCCAGGCCGGGCGCGATCAGACGTGCCATCAGGTCAGCGCCGCCGCCCGGCGGGTATGTCACCACGATGGTGATGGGACGTGCCGGCCAGGCCGCGGCGTTGTCGGCGGCCTGTGCCGGGGTGGCGATGGCGATCATGGCGGTGGCCGCAGCGGTGGCTGCAGCGGCAATCGCGTGGCATGCGCGCATGGGTCTGTCTCCTTGGCGACGGTCCATAACGGTGCTCAGCGGACGTCGGCGGTATAGCGAAAAGCAAAGGCGTCGCCGCGCGTCAGGCGATACTCGACGCAGTGGCCAGCCAGGTCATAGGCGTGGCGCGTGACCACCGCGCACGGATGCGCATCGGGCAGTGACAGCAACGCAGCCTCGTCCGCCGCCAGCGTGCGGAAGGTCACCTCGTCGACGGCACGATGGACCGTGACGCCGCAGGCGCTGCCCAGCAGCGGGTAGAGCAGGTCGCCCCACTGCGCCGGCGGCAGCTGCTGCAGGGCTTCGCAGCGCGGCAGCGGCAGCCAGATCGACTCCAGCAGCCGTGGCGTCTGCTCCAGCCAGCGGCGGCGCGAGATCGCCAGCCCGCGCGCGCCACTTGCAAGCCCGAACCGCGCCGCCATGGCCTTGTCCAGCCGGACGGCGCGGCACGACAGGATTTCAGAGCGGGGCACCACGGGCGCGCCATCGGCGCCGCCGAAGCGAAAGAAACGCATCAGGCTGGCGC from Cupriavidus nantongensis encodes the following:
- a CDS encoding D-amino acid dehydrogenase, coding for MKTIAVIGGGITGVTTAYALARRGFSVTLYERHRYAAMETSFANGGQLSASNAEVWTHWSTIVKGMKWMLRNDAPLLVNPRPSWHKLSWFAEFIASIPHYRRNTIETARLAIAAREHLFAWAAQEGIDFDLKRAGILHIYRDRAGFEHAGRVSALLAQGGLERRAVTPQEMRTIEPTLAGSYYGGYFTESDSTGDIHKFTSGLAAAAARLGVRCMYGQDVRAVKTDGRRATITVQDGNDSTTATFDGAVICAGTASRALAAALGDRVNIYPVKGYSITVNLTDDASRAAAPTVSLLDDETKLVTSRLGDDRFRVAGTAEFNGTNRDIRADRIRPLVDWVQQCFPGVSTRSVVPWAGLRPMLPDMLPRVGRGRAACIFYNTGHGHLGWTLSAVTADMVAGVVDQAMGSAPAMVPGAALAPAQA
- a CDS encoding DUF1484 family protein; its protein translation is MMTIDEITNECLQQVRAGIEGVLVLLDHESESSEGCFSALCLLGMVKMQLDGLIVERERLQ
- a CDS encoding DUF3597 domain-containing protein, producing MSIFKDILNKLLGKDKPAATTTATTTPPAAGSPTSAGAPGGTAPTAGTGAAPAGNVQGTTGATAAGTQATPLSGVDVEAIMDRMAQQSGQTLNWRTSIVDTMKVLGIDSSLEHRKELARELHYSGDMNDSAAMNVWLHKRLMQELAANGGKLPKELS
- a CDS encoding porin — encoded protein: MKFRIAAAALAAALPLVAAAQSVTLYGVIDTGVEYLNHVGAAGHALVRQPSLAATVPSRWGLRGTEDLGHGLKSVFVLESGFAPDSGVSNQGPRLFGRQAFVGLSGPWGQVGLGRQYTMLFWARLDTDILTSNVYGVGSIDSYIPNTRADNAVSYKGKFGGVTVGATYSLGRDAVNAGPGPAGTNCAGENPADARACREWSAMLMYETDWWGVSAAYDSLRGGPGAFGGLTRSSLKDDRFSLGGYMLLQRTKLGLGLLSRNNEASATPRSDLWFAGASHDLTPAFNLAGEIYYLRYRHSANRAWLGAIRGTYAFSKRTSVYATAGYIDNRGQSALSVSGGSPGGNPAPGGNQAGVMLGIKQIF
- a CDS encoding Bug family tripartite tricarboxylate transporter substrate binding protein is translated as MTAANPFRRQLLKASAALGACALAPTLARAQAWPAKPVRLVVPFAPGGSSEIVARSTAAELTKLLGVSVFVENKPGAAGNIAMGEVARADDNHTLILGHIGTLAVNPFIFPKLPYDPVKDFRAISLLSKVPSLYVVHPDVPAKNLKEFVALAKSKPGKLNYGSAGNGSAGHLAFEYLKAASGTFITHVPYRGSGPQITDLLSGRLDAAAVGAPAILQFIKAGKVRCIATGTTQRIAQLPDVPTVAEQGYPGFEMTQWYGLLAPASLPQAAADKLADATMKAVKSQSSVERLSADAAIVVGGTPAEFSRFIAQEQQRWRPIIARAGIKPD
- a CDS encoding sialidase family protein; this translates as MNTLTPTLPGARRAVRLIAAGLVACATLAPVVAAAQEHGAHASHGAQAKPKMSELGTGAAFDRDGKLWIAYKDGQHVAVRSSTDYGRSFSEARHVNATPEPVAADHESRPKVATGADGEVYITWTQPLPKPWTGFIRFARSSDGGKTFAEPLTVHANRDQIAHRFDALAVDPAGRVFVSWIDKRDVTAAQARKQPYAGAAIYYAVSADQGKSFQGDYKIADQSCECCRIALTPAPDGSMLALWRHVFPPNARDHALALLGADGKATPMQRATFDDWRIDACPHHGPGASVAPDGTVHMVWFSVRDGKPTVSVGRWRDGKLQAQRPLDDARAQHADIVALNDNDIAVVWKSFDGQQTRLSAMLSRDGGKTWQTRKLAGTERDSDQPHLLQHAGRAYVLWRTEADGFQVFALGQEGA
- a CDS encoding TonB-dependent receptor, with the translated sequence MGPAVAAAQAVEAPASLPEVVVSAGPDRGEVPAVPPNTPAPAYGISSTRMADFNVVNTEDALKYAPNLAVRKRFIGDMNSIISVRSTSSRQSARGLVYADGLLLSNLLGSDYSFPPRWSLVNAAEIERMDVLYGPYSALYPGNSLGATVLITTRTPQKFEGDASVQLFTQRFNLYGTHDNFNGVHANAYVGDRVGAFSWLVSVDRQDSKSQPLSFYTASRSTRPAGAADTPVSGAYFDRDQSGRDRVVMGVNSEGVTHTVQDQLKLKLGYDITSTLQAQFTAAYWQQDRSSTTGSYLRDANGNVVSSGPVNIGGYQYVIPANAFAPGNGEDARWLYGLSLRTRNQTGWNFSGVASLFDVSKDVSRSASTVGNGPGTVTYGDGTGWRTLDLKADYRPERLQGGHWITFGYHYDNYRLSNTTYNTSDWRAATITAFNNAFTGKTETQALYAQDAWYFAEDWKLIPGVRYEHWRAYDGSRSQPGVDIGYPVRSESNWSPKLALEKAFGQDWLGRLSLGQAYRYPTVSELFQGRITGTSLINNDPSLRPERSFSKDLTFERTVDASNFRVSLYEDDIRDALVSQTNTTVFPTVTSFQNVERVRTRGIELAYDGRDVLVRGFDLSASGAYNHSKTLENANNPASVGKYFYRIPKWRANLVGTYRFTPAWAGTLAMTYSGRQYNTLDNSDTNPDTFGGTSSFLTFDVKVTYKPAKNVRLGLGIDNLTDQRYYVYHPYPGRTFYAEAKLSF
- a CDS encoding MBL fold metallo-hydrolase encodes the protein MKSSRLLSVLTGIVLMCATALSSAAPAAAPVAATDYFRVTLLGTGTPVPSPARAGYSTLVEAGGQKLVFDFGRNVSVRLWQLRIPLGSVDAHFLTHFHSDHLVGLPDLWLTGWLRPPYGRRDRPMALYGPAGTRALAEGLRQAFAADIAIRHKDEGSALTGITIDAHDVAPGVVYEKNGVRVTAFENDHGDHIRPSYGYRIEYRGRAVVLSGDTRFSPAVVAQARNADVLVHCVTLIPDALLASNPAYRAIYDHLSSPEDAARVFQAAAPKLAVFSHIGLNGDATVGQIVERVRKTYAGELLVGEDLTRVDISLEGRAGTPGGIAVWQEKQ